The Procambarus clarkii isolate CNS0578487 chromosome 24, FALCON_Pclarkii_2.0, whole genome shotgun sequence genome includes a region encoding these proteins:
- the LOC138368059 gene encoding serine-aspartate repeat-containing protein I-like has product MGKVEVLGKVEVMGKVEVMGKVEVMGKVEVMGKVEVMGKVEVMGKEEVMSKEEVLGKVEVMGKEEVMSKEEVMGKVEVMGKEEVMSKEEVMGKVEVMGKEEVMSKEEVMGKVEVMGKEEVMSKEEVMGKEEVMGKVEVMCKEEVMGKVEVMGKEEVMSKEEVMGKVEVMSKEEVMGKEEVMGKVEVMCKEEVMGKVEVMGKAEVMGNEEVIGKVEVIGRVKVIRKTEVMGKEEVTGKEEVMGKVKVMGKEEVMGKEEVMGNEEVMGKEEVIGKEQVIGKEGVMGKVKVMGKE; this is encoded by the coding sequence ATGGGTAAGGTAGAAGTATTGGGTAAGGTAGAAGTAATGGGTAAGGTAGAAGTAATGGGTAAGGTAGAAGTAATGGGTAAGGTAGAAGTAATGGGTAAGGTAGAAGTAATGGGTAAGGTAGAAGTAATGGGTAAGGAAGAAGTAATGAGTAAGGAAGAAGTATTGGGTAAGGTAGAAGTAATGGGTAAGGAAGAAGTAATGAGTAAGGAAGAAGTAATGGGTAAGGTAGAAGTAATGGGTAAGGAAGAAGTAATGAGTAAGGAAGAAGTAATGGGTAAGGTAGAAGTAATGGGTAAGGAAGAAGTAATGAGTAAGGAAGAAGTAATGGGTAAGGTAGAAGTAATGGGTAAGGAAGAAGTAATGAGTAAGGAAGAAGTAATGGGTAAGGAAGAAGTAATGGGAAAGGTAGAAGTAATGTGTAAAGAAGAAGTAATGGGAAAGGTAGAAGTAATGGGTAAGGAAGAAGTAATGAGTAAGGAAGAAGTAATGGGTAAGGTAGAAGTAATGAGTAAGGAAGAAGTAATGGGTAAGGAAGAAGTAATGGGAAAGGTAGAAGTAATGTGTAAAGAAGAAGTAATGGGAAAGGTAGAAGTAATGGGTAAGGCAGAAGTGATGGGTAACGAAGAAGTAATAGGAAAGGTAGAAGTAATAGGTAGGGTAAAAGTAATTAGAAAGACAGAAGTAATGGGTAAGGAAGAAGTAACGGGTAAGGAAGAAGTAATGGGTAAGGTCAAAGTAATGGGTAAGGAAGAAGTAATGGGTAAGGAAGAAGTAATGGGAAACGAAGAAGTAATGGGTAAGGAAGAAGTAATAGGTAAGGAACAAGTAATAGGTAAGGAAGGAGTAATGGGTAAGGTCAAAGTAATGGGTAAGGAATAA